In one Pangasianodon hypophthalmus isolate fPanHyp1 chromosome 22, fPanHyp1.pri, whole genome shotgun sequence genomic region, the following are encoded:
- the cip2a gene encoding protein CIP2A isoform X2: MDVTTCLKSLLLAIRQYRTSRGALNASLLQKHMEDLSALKGCRILSSGQVLPSECLNGLLEVAGDPNTSPALTGCVLSLLAQLADDESKEALHSRYNIVGPLATIIHCNRATPEDPIVLQCLQVLQHLTYNVRLLHCASHIDDLLTFLMLNIQSQNDDITKPCLGLMANLCRHNQSVQMQIKSQSNVKAFYRALLNLLRHNCLTVVVFALSILSSLTLGEEVGQKLFNAKNIHQTFQLIFNITVNGDGTLTRNYAVDLLVDLLKNAKIADYLTNYKHLPVCLSEVVGLLHGKDPDTAVKVLELLVSLCSVPPLRRLICQTVLKPAAPRLQPAARNPAQVRGAEPGLALLQWATCPLQGPERCCLLALELFTELFEEVIGSSQSGSAHSFLELLLPALQSLLQTPDFSAADELLQRHCARAGRALDLLLVLCGDDFLKTLVAQHVSSELCVSLVELLLSNSHDYVTSICSDSSSRLSHVCCETVLKTLELMSQLKQHVADMETCFYRMLQDQRMVTPLSQALTSPHRERVHTALRVLFEAAPLPDFPAVILGESIAANNAYRQREGELSVRGSGVQEDGVAPAKSFAPPTAAPNSPSRQSIDSLIEKLQSGIQLQEQMKDVHMSEIIDVYEQKISALASKEGRLQDLLEAKALALSQADRLIAQYRCQRAQAEAEARKLASLLKDTERRKEELQAELSDQVMEVEKLKSDSQQLLQHNSRLQAVSDEHQNLKSTYNQLLSRYNKSEAMLKELQAAHISLTQQAESLRKSNEGLKLQQERLSTELQQKEEKISAMEAAMQEKHKTIAELQAEVRRQEEQAGEMEENVNMLKKELAKTEQARKDASIKASSLELQRSQLESKLQKKEEELNKHTQMIAMIHSLSSGKLKNDATANLSL; this comes from the exons ATGGACGTGACGACGTGTCTGAAGTCTCTGCTTCTGGCGATTCGACAATACAGAACCAGCAGAGGCGCATTGAACGCATCACTGCTGCAGAAACACATGGAA GACTTGTCTGCCTTAAAGGGCTGCAGGATCTTGTCCTCAGGGCAGGTTCTCCCCAGTGAGTGTCTGAACGGCCTGCTGGAGGTAGCTGGAGATCCCAACACCAGTCCTGCTCTTACAGGCTGCGTCCTGTCTCTGCTCGCTCAGCTCG CAGATGATGAGAGCAAAGAGGCGCTTCATAGCCGTTATAACATCGTTGGCCCGCTGGCGACCATCATCCACTGTAACAGAGCTACACCTGAGGATCCGATCGTGCTACAG tgtcTTCAGGTCCTGCAGCATCTCACTTACAACGTCAGACTCCTGCACTGCGCGTCCCACATAGACGACCTCCTCACGTTCCTCATGCTCAACAT CCAGTCTCAGAATGATGACATCACCAAGCCGTGCCTAGGCCTGATGGCTAATCTGTGTCGACACAACCAGTCTGTACAGATGCAGATTAAGTCTCAG AGTAATGTTAAAGCTTTTTACAGAGCTTTACTGAACCTCCTCCGGCACAACTGCCTCACTGTGGTCGTCTTCGCGCTCTCGATCTTGTCCAGCCTCACCCTCGGCGAGGAAGTTGGCCAGAAG TTGTTCAATGCAAAGAACATTCACCAGACCTTCCAGCTCATCTTTAACATCACAGTGAATGGAGATGGAACGCTGACAAGGAACTACGCTGTCGACTTACTGGTGGATCTGCTCAAAAACGCCAAGATTGCTGACTACCTCACCAA ttATAAACACCTCCCTGTGTGTCTGAGCGAGGTGGTCGGCCTTCTCCACGGCAAAGACCCGGATACAGCGGTGAAG GTTCTGGAGCTGCTCGTGTCTCTGTGCTCGGTTCCGCCCCTGCGCAGACTCATCTGTCAGACGGTTTTAAAACCCGCCGCTCCTCGCCTGCAGCCCGCCGCCAGGAACCCCGCCCAGGTCAGGGGGGCGGAGCCGGGCCTGGCGCTGCTCCAGTGGGCCACATGCCCCCTGCAGGGACCGGAGCGGTGCTGCCTGCTGGCTCTGGAGCTCTTCACTGAGCtgtttgag GAGGTGATCGGTTCCTCGCAGTCCGGTTCCGCTCACTCGTTTCTGGAGCTCCTCCTCCCAGCGCTGCAGAGTTTACTGCAGACTCCAGACTTCAGCGCCGCAGACGAGCTGCTACAGAGGCACTGCGCGAGAGCTGGACGAGCGCTGGACCTCCTGCTAG TCCTGTGCGGAGACGACTTCCTGAAGACGCTGGTGGCGCAGCACGTGAGCTCGGAGCTGTGCGTGTCGCTGGTGGAGCTGCTGCTGTCTAACAGTCACGACTACGTCACCTCCATCTGCTCGGACTCGAGCTCGCGGCTCAG CCACGTGTGCTGTGAGACGGTCCTGAAGACGCTGGAGCTGATGAGCCAGCTGAAGCAGCACGTAGCCGACATGGAGACCTGCTTTTACCGGATGCTGCAG GACCAGCGCATGGTGACGCCTCTGTCTCAGGCCCTGACGTCTCCGCACCGAGAGCGAGTACACACGGCGCTGCGCGTCCTGTTCGAAGCCGCTCCGCTGCCCGATTTCCCCGCCGTCAT tttAGGAGAAAGCATCGCAGCGAATAACGCGTACCGGCAGCGCGAGGGCGAGCTGAGCGTCAGAGGCAGCGGCGTTCAGGAGGACGGCGTCGCCCCAGCGAAGAGCTTTGCCCCGCCCACTGCTGCGCCGAACAGTCCGTCTCGCCAGAGCATCGACAGCCTCATCGAGAAACTGCAGAGCGGCATTCAG TTACAGGAGCAGATGAAAGACGTGCACATGTCCGAGATCATCGACGTGTACGAACAGAAAATCTCCGCCCTGGCC tctAAGGAAGGCCGTCTGCAGGACCTGTTGGAGGCCAAGGCTCTTGCTCTGTCTCAGGCCGACCGTCTGATCGCTCAGTACCGCTGTCAGAGAGCACAGGCTGAGGCTGAG GCCCGGAAGCTGGCGTCTCTGCTGAAGGACACggagaggaggaaggaggagcTGCAGGCTGAGCTGAGCGATCAGGTGATGGAGGTGGAGAAGCTAAAGAGCGACAGTCAGCAGCTCCTGCAGCACAACAGCCGCCTGCAGGCCGTGTCTGACGAACACCAGAACCTGAAGAGCACCTACAACCAGCTGCTGAGCAG GTACAATAAGAGCGAAGCGATGCTGAAGGAGCTCCAGGCTGCTCACATCTCCCTCACGCAGCAGGCCGAATCCCTGAGGAAGAGCAACGAGGGGCTCAAACTGCAGCAGGAGAG gttgtcGACGGAGCTGCagcagaaggaggagaagaTCTCAGCCATGGAAGCAGCCATGCAGGAGAAACACAAGACTATAGCGG AGCTGCAGGCTGAGGTGAGGAGGCAGGAGGAGCAGGCcggagagatggaggagaacGTCAACATGCTGAAGAAGGAACTCGCCAAGACGGAGCAGGCCAGGAAGGACGCCAGCATCAAG GCCTCGTCTCTGGAGCTGCAAAGATCTCAGCTGGAGTCCAAACTgcagaagaaggaggaggagctgaACAAACACACGCAGATGATCGCCATGATCCACAGCCTGAGCAGCGGCAAACTGAAGAACGACGCTACAGCCAACCTTtctctgtga
- the cip2a gene encoding protein CIP2A isoform X1 translates to MDVTTCLKSLLLAIRQYRTSRGALNASLLQKHMEDLSALKGCRILSSGQVLPSECLNGLLEVAGDPNTSPALTGCVLSLLAQLAADDESKEALHSRYNIVGPLATIIHCNRATPEDPIVLQCLQVLQHLTYNVRLLHCASHIDDLLTFLMLNIQSQNDDITKPCLGLMANLCRHNQSVQMQIKSQSNVKAFYRALLNLLRHNCLTVVVFALSILSSLTLGEEVGQKLFNAKNIHQTFQLIFNITVNGDGTLTRNYAVDLLVDLLKNAKIADYLTNYKHLPVCLSEVVGLLHGKDPDTAVKVLELLVSLCSVPPLRRLICQTVLKPAAPRLQPAARNPAQVRGAEPGLALLQWATCPLQGPERCCLLALELFTELFEEVIGSSQSGSAHSFLELLLPALQSLLQTPDFSAADELLQRHCARAGRALDLLLVLCGDDFLKTLVAQHVSSELCVSLVELLLSNSHDYVTSICSDSSSRLSHVCCETVLKTLELMSQLKQHVADMETCFYRMLQDQRMVTPLSQALTSPHRERVHTALRVLFEAAPLPDFPAVILGESIAANNAYRQREGELSVRGSGVQEDGVAPAKSFAPPTAAPNSPSRQSIDSLIEKLQSGIQLQEQMKDVHMSEIIDVYEQKISALASKEGRLQDLLEAKALALSQADRLIAQYRCQRAQAEAEARKLASLLKDTERRKEELQAELSDQVMEVEKLKSDSQQLLQHNSRLQAVSDEHQNLKSTYNQLLSRYNKSEAMLKELQAAHISLTQQAESLRKSNEGLKLQQERLSTELQQKEEKISAMEAAMQEKHKTIAELQAEVRRQEEQAGEMEENVNMLKKELAKTEQARKDASIKASSLELQRSQLESKLQKKEEELNKHTQMIAMIHSLSSGKLKNDATANLSL, encoded by the exons ATGGACGTGACGACGTGTCTGAAGTCTCTGCTTCTGGCGATTCGACAATACAGAACCAGCAGAGGCGCATTGAACGCATCACTGCTGCAGAAACACATGGAA GACTTGTCTGCCTTAAAGGGCTGCAGGATCTTGTCCTCAGGGCAGGTTCTCCCCAGTGAGTGTCTGAACGGCCTGCTGGAGGTAGCTGGAGATCCCAACACCAGTCCTGCTCTTACAGGCTGCGTCCTGTCTCTGCTCGCTCAGCTCG CAGCAGATGATGAGAGCAAAGAGGCGCTTCATAGCCGTTATAACATCGTTGGCCCGCTGGCGACCATCATCCACTGTAACAGAGCTACACCTGAGGATCCGATCGTGCTACAG tgtcTTCAGGTCCTGCAGCATCTCACTTACAACGTCAGACTCCTGCACTGCGCGTCCCACATAGACGACCTCCTCACGTTCCTCATGCTCAACAT CCAGTCTCAGAATGATGACATCACCAAGCCGTGCCTAGGCCTGATGGCTAATCTGTGTCGACACAACCAGTCTGTACAGATGCAGATTAAGTCTCAG AGTAATGTTAAAGCTTTTTACAGAGCTTTACTGAACCTCCTCCGGCACAACTGCCTCACTGTGGTCGTCTTCGCGCTCTCGATCTTGTCCAGCCTCACCCTCGGCGAGGAAGTTGGCCAGAAG TTGTTCAATGCAAAGAACATTCACCAGACCTTCCAGCTCATCTTTAACATCACAGTGAATGGAGATGGAACGCTGACAAGGAACTACGCTGTCGACTTACTGGTGGATCTGCTCAAAAACGCCAAGATTGCTGACTACCTCACCAA ttATAAACACCTCCCTGTGTGTCTGAGCGAGGTGGTCGGCCTTCTCCACGGCAAAGACCCGGATACAGCGGTGAAG GTTCTGGAGCTGCTCGTGTCTCTGTGCTCGGTTCCGCCCCTGCGCAGACTCATCTGTCAGACGGTTTTAAAACCCGCCGCTCCTCGCCTGCAGCCCGCCGCCAGGAACCCCGCCCAGGTCAGGGGGGCGGAGCCGGGCCTGGCGCTGCTCCAGTGGGCCACATGCCCCCTGCAGGGACCGGAGCGGTGCTGCCTGCTGGCTCTGGAGCTCTTCACTGAGCtgtttgag GAGGTGATCGGTTCCTCGCAGTCCGGTTCCGCTCACTCGTTTCTGGAGCTCCTCCTCCCAGCGCTGCAGAGTTTACTGCAGACTCCAGACTTCAGCGCCGCAGACGAGCTGCTACAGAGGCACTGCGCGAGAGCTGGACGAGCGCTGGACCTCCTGCTAG TCCTGTGCGGAGACGACTTCCTGAAGACGCTGGTGGCGCAGCACGTGAGCTCGGAGCTGTGCGTGTCGCTGGTGGAGCTGCTGCTGTCTAACAGTCACGACTACGTCACCTCCATCTGCTCGGACTCGAGCTCGCGGCTCAG CCACGTGTGCTGTGAGACGGTCCTGAAGACGCTGGAGCTGATGAGCCAGCTGAAGCAGCACGTAGCCGACATGGAGACCTGCTTTTACCGGATGCTGCAG GACCAGCGCATGGTGACGCCTCTGTCTCAGGCCCTGACGTCTCCGCACCGAGAGCGAGTACACACGGCGCTGCGCGTCCTGTTCGAAGCCGCTCCGCTGCCCGATTTCCCCGCCGTCAT tttAGGAGAAAGCATCGCAGCGAATAACGCGTACCGGCAGCGCGAGGGCGAGCTGAGCGTCAGAGGCAGCGGCGTTCAGGAGGACGGCGTCGCCCCAGCGAAGAGCTTTGCCCCGCCCACTGCTGCGCCGAACAGTCCGTCTCGCCAGAGCATCGACAGCCTCATCGAGAAACTGCAGAGCGGCATTCAG TTACAGGAGCAGATGAAAGACGTGCACATGTCCGAGATCATCGACGTGTACGAACAGAAAATCTCCGCCCTGGCC tctAAGGAAGGCCGTCTGCAGGACCTGTTGGAGGCCAAGGCTCTTGCTCTGTCTCAGGCCGACCGTCTGATCGCTCAGTACCGCTGTCAGAGAGCACAGGCTGAGGCTGAG GCCCGGAAGCTGGCGTCTCTGCTGAAGGACACggagaggaggaaggaggagcTGCAGGCTGAGCTGAGCGATCAGGTGATGGAGGTGGAGAAGCTAAAGAGCGACAGTCAGCAGCTCCTGCAGCACAACAGCCGCCTGCAGGCCGTGTCTGACGAACACCAGAACCTGAAGAGCACCTACAACCAGCTGCTGAGCAG GTACAATAAGAGCGAAGCGATGCTGAAGGAGCTCCAGGCTGCTCACATCTCCCTCACGCAGCAGGCCGAATCCCTGAGGAAGAGCAACGAGGGGCTCAAACTGCAGCAGGAGAG gttgtcGACGGAGCTGCagcagaaggaggagaagaTCTCAGCCATGGAAGCAGCCATGCAGGAGAAACACAAGACTATAGCGG AGCTGCAGGCTGAGGTGAGGAGGCAGGAGGAGCAGGCcggagagatggaggagaacGTCAACATGCTGAAGAAGGAACTCGCCAAGACGGAGCAGGCCAGGAAGGACGCCAGCATCAAG GCCTCGTCTCTGGAGCTGCAAAGATCTCAGCTGGAGTCCAAACTgcagaagaaggaggaggagctgaACAAACACACGCAGATGATCGCCATGATCCACAGCCTGAGCAGCGGCAAACTGAAGAACGACGCTACAGCCAACCTTtctctgtga
- the cip2a gene encoding protein CIP2A isoform X3: MDVTTCLKSLLLAIRQYRTSRGALNASLLQKHMEDLSALKGCRILSSGQVLPSECLNGLLEVAGDPNTSPALTGCVLSLLAQLAADDESKEALHSRYNIVGPLATIIHCNRATPEDPIVLQCLQVLQHLTYNVRLLHCASHIDDLLTFLMLNIQSQNDDITKPCLGLMANLCRHNQSVQMQIKSQSNVKAFYRALLNLLRHNCLTVVVFALSILSSLTLGEEVGQKLFNAKNIHQTFQLIFNITVNGDGTLTRNYAVDLLVDLLKNAKIADYLTNYKHLPVCLSEVVGLLHGKDPDTAVKVLELLVSLCSVPPLRRLICQTVLKPAAPRLQPAARNPAQVRGAEPGLALLQWATCPLQGPERCCLLALELFTELFEEVIGSSQSGSAHSFLELLLPALQSLLQTPDFSAADELLQRHCARAGRALDLLLVLCGDDFLKTLVAQHVSSELCVSLVELLLSNSHDYVTSICSDSSSRLSHVCCETVLKTLELMSQLKQHVADMETCFYRMLQDQRMVTPLSQALTSPHRERVHTALRVLFEAAPLPDFPAVILGESIAANNAYRQREGELSVRGSGVQEDGVAPAKSFAPPTAAPNSPSRQSIDSLIEKLQSGIQEQMKDVHMSEIIDVYEQKISALASKEGRLQDLLEAKALALSQADRLIAQYRCQRAQAEAEARKLASLLKDTERRKEELQAELSDQVMEVEKLKSDSQQLLQHNSRLQAVSDEHQNLKSTYNQLLSRYNKSEAMLKELQAAHISLTQQAESLRKSNEGLKLQQERLSTELQQKEEKISAMEAAMQEKHKTIAELQAEVRRQEEQAGEMEENVNMLKKELAKTEQARKDASIKASSLELQRSQLESKLQKKEEELNKHTQMIAMIHSLSSGKLKNDATANLSL; encoded by the exons ATGGACGTGACGACGTGTCTGAAGTCTCTGCTTCTGGCGATTCGACAATACAGAACCAGCAGAGGCGCATTGAACGCATCACTGCTGCAGAAACACATGGAA GACTTGTCTGCCTTAAAGGGCTGCAGGATCTTGTCCTCAGGGCAGGTTCTCCCCAGTGAGTGTCTGAACGGCCTGCTGGAGGTAGCTGGAGATCCCAACACCAGTCCTGCTCTTACAGGCTGCGTCCTGTCTCTGCTCGCTCAGCTCG CAGCAGATGATGAGAGCAAAGAGGCGCTTCATAGCCGTTATAACATCGTTGGCCCGCTGGCGACCATCATCCACTGTAACAGAGCTACACCTGAGGATCCGATCGTGCTACAG tgtcTTCAGGTCCTGCAGCATCTCACTTACAACGTCAGACTCCTGCACTGCGCGTCCCACATAGACGACCTCCTCACGTTCCTCATGCTCAACAT CCAGTCTCAGAATGATGACATCACCAAGCCGTGCCTAGGCCTGATGGCTAATCTGTGTCGACACAACCAGTCTGTACAGATGCAGATTAAGTCTCAG AGTAATGTTAAAGCTTTTTACAGAGCTTTACTGAACCTCCTCCGGCACAACTGCCTCACTGTGGTCGTCTTCGCGCTCTCGATCTTGTCCAGCCTCACCCTCGGCGAGGAAGTTGGCCAGAAG TTGTTCAATGCAAAGAACATTCACCAGACCTTCCAGCTCATCTTTAACATCACAGTGAATGGAGATGGAACGCTGACAAGGAACTACGCTGTCGACTTACTGGTGGATCTGCTCAAAAACGCCAAGATTGCTGACTACCTCACCAA ttATAAACACCTCCCTGTGTGTCTGAGCGAGGTGGTCGGCCTTCTCCACGGCAAAGACCCGGATACAGCGGTGAAG GTTCTGGAGCTGCTCGTGTCTCTGTGCTCGGTTCCGCCCCTGCGCAGACTCATCTGTCAGACGGTTTTAAAACCCGCCGCTCCTCGCCTGCAGCCCGCCGCCAGGAACCCCGCCCAGGTCAGGGGGGCGGAGCCGGGCCTGGCGCTGCTCCAGTGGGCCACATGCCCCCTGCAGGGACCGGAGCGGTGCTGCCTGCTGGCTCTGGAGCTCTTCACTGAGCtgtttgag GAGGTGATCGGTTCCTCGCAGTCCGGTTCCGCTCACTCGTTTCTGGAGCTCCTCCTCCCAGCGCTGCAGAGTTTACTGCAGACTCCAGACTTCAGCGCCGCAGACGAGCTGCTACAGAGGCACTGCGCGAGAGCTGGACGAGCGCTGGACCTCCTGCTAG TCCTGTGCGGAGACGACTTCCTGAAGACGCTGGTGGCGCAGCACGTGAGCTCGGAGCTGTGCGTGTCGCTGGTGGAGCTGCTGCTGTCTAACAGTCACGACTACGTCACCTCCATCTGCTCGGACTCGAGCTCGCGGCTCAG CCACGTGTGCTGTGAGACGGTCCTGAAGACGCTGGAGCTGATGAGCCAGCTGAAGCAGCACGTAGCCGACATGGAGACCTGCTTTTACCGGATGCTGCAG GACCAGCGCATGGTGACGCCTCTGTCTCAGGCCCTGACGTCTCCGCACCGAGAGCGAGTACACACGGCGCTGCGCGTCCTGTTCGAAGCCGCTCCGCTGCCCGATTTCCCCGCCGTCAT tttAGGAGAAAGCATCGCAGCGAATAACGCGTACCGGCAGCGCGAGGGCGAGCTGAGCGTCAGAGGCAGCGGCGTTCAGGAGGACGGCGTCGCCCCAGCGAAGAGCTTTGCCCCGCCCACTGCTGCGCCGAACAGTCCGTCTCGCCAGAGCATCGACAGCCTCATCGAGAAACTGCAGAGCGGCATTCAG GAGCAGATGAAAGACGTGCACATGTCCGAGATCATCGACGTGTACGAACAGAAAATCTCCGCCCTGGCC tctAAGGAAGGCCGTCTGCAGGACCTGTTGGAGGCCAAGGCTCTTGCTCTGTCTCAGGCCGACCGTCTGATCGCTCAGTACCGCTGTCAGAGAGCACAGGCTGAGGCTGAG GCCCGGAAGCTGGCGTCTCTGCTGAAGGACACggagaggaggaaggaggagcTGCAGGCTGAGCTGAGCGATCAGGTGATGGAGGTGGAGAAGCTAAAGAGCGACAGTCAGCAGCTCCTGCAGCACAACAGCCGCCTGCAGGCCGTGTCTGACGAACACCAGAACCTGAAGAGCACCTACAACCAGCTGCTGAGCAG GTACAATAAGAGCGAAGCGATGCTGAAGGAGCTCCAGGCTGCTCACATCTCCCTCACGCAGCAGGCCGAATCCCTGAGGAAGAGCAACGAGGGGCTCAAACTGCAGCAGGAGAG gttgtcGACGGAGCTGCagcagaaggaggagaagaTCTCAGCCATGGAAGCAGCCATGCAGGAGAAACACAAGACTATAGCGG AGCTGCAGGCTGAGGTGAGGAGGCAGGAGGAGCAGGCcggagagatggaggagaacGTCAACATGCTGAAGAAGGAACTCGCCAAGACGGAGCAGGCCAGGAAGGACGCCAGCATCAAG GCCTCGTCTCTGGAGCTGCAAAGATCTCAGCTGGAGTCCAAACTgcagaagaaggaggaggagctgaACAAACACACGCAGATGATCGCCATGATCCACAGCCTGAGCAGCGGCAAACTGAAGAACGACGCTACAGCCAACCTTtctctgtga